The sequence CCAAAAAGCAGTGACTTATATTTAAATTGACCTCCTATTTTCCTGATTTTTCCCGTTTTTGAAGATAGGAATTGGGAGAGCCCTTTGTCTATTATGTGTCACCAAGCCGCCTTCCCCAAAAGGTGTTGACTTCATCTGCCAGTTCTTCGGATTTCGGCAAGAACGGGTCTAATCCCATAAAGGTACCAAACCGGTCACGGAGGGAAACATAAACGATTGATATTCATTTATAAACAGCAATATCCTTCCCCCTATTTTCCCCGTATTGTCACATTGCTATTTTGGGGAGCTGGTTTCTGCTTTTAACTTGGTATTCTCAAAACGGCCGTTTTCAGAACAGACAGCTTATGGAATAAAAACAGCAGAAAAGCAGGGATTTTTCTGTTTCAAAACAATGTTCCAAAACAGAAATCATTATCAGACCCACTTAAACGGTTTTAGGGACAACGGAATTGATAGATGCTAAAAAATACACCAGAGAGATTTGTTAAAATTTTGTGGCCAGTTTGGTACCTTTATGGGATTAGACCCATGATTGAAATTGGTAAATGTGAAACATATCCTTTCAAAAGAAAAGAGGCCTTTAATTATGCTTAAAATACCACACCCTGACACAAAGGATTTTGAAAATTATAATCCATCACAAATTGTCTACTGTGAAGATTCCCTGAAGCTATTTTTCTCCTCGAAAGTAAATATTAGCCCCAATGATAGCATTGTAGAGGTAAAGAGTAGCGTTTTTGAAAAAGCCACAGTCCTAGCTGTAAAAAAAGTTACTGCTGTCGCTTTTCTTGGAGGAATTTGGAAAACATTAGATTATTTCCTTACAAAAGGTGTTGAATCTATACAGGAAAAATTCCTTAGAAATCAACTGAGACGGCTACACAAAGAACCATCTCTCATCATGAAAGAGATAGGCGCAACATATATGATAATTAGTGGCACATGCTGTACAAACTACTACAGATTTCACAAGGCTTCTAGTACAAATAACGGTTTGAAACTATTGGCAAAAACATTTTTAAGACTAAGCTTTTTGAAGGCTCTGGAAGAAATGTCGAAAGAGGTTGAGAAGTATGAGAATATAGCGGTTACAAGAAGCTGTTTATTAACACTGTCTCTATTAATTAATCATATCCGTATTACTCCTCAGGCTGACATAGAATTATGCGAAAGATATGCCATGGAGTTATTAAAAATAATTGATTTTAATAGTTATAAAAAAAAATTTTGTCAATTCTTCAAAGAACAAGCGCCTAATATTTTAAAAGCTTATCCCGGTAGTAGTCTCACTGAGTGTTTTGAAAATTCTGATGAAACATTTCCTCTTCTAAAATCAATCAATCAAGTTGACAACTCAATTAATACCTTGATTGATACCTATATGAAACCGTTTATAGAAGTGCTCAAATTGGGTGATCCATACTATGAAAGAGAATAAAATTAATATTGCACAGGTGATACCCTATAAACCAAACTGATTTTAAAAAAAATGGTTAACACGGACTCGCTGAGGCTCGCCGGTTACCTCCACGTTAGAAATTTTGAGGAATCAAAAACCCCACAATATGTCTATTTATGTGGGGTCCAACCCTTACCAGTAAAGGCGTTGACTACTTTTGTTATTGGTGACCTGAAATATAAAATTGGGCAAATCAAACCGAGGGGTTTGAGGTGAAGACTACCTTCAGGAAAAGCTTTGGTTTCTAGGTTGATGAGAACCCCAGACTATCCCTGTGGGTCCGGTGCCTGTCAAGAAAAGACTTTAAATGACCATAATCCTGTTTCGTGATAGGAATTCATTGTTGGGCAAAAGAGGTTTTCGGGTAAATTAATGCCTGTTTTCATATTGTGGCGATTTTTTGTTTAATAGTTACAACTCCCCTGCCGATACACTACCTATGGAAAATTACGTCATCAAAAATTGTGAAGGATGTCATAAGCCGCTTCGTATCCCTGCGCATATCGGGGGGATGCTCATGCGTTGCCCGAGTTGTGGGTATGAATTTCATACCGATTTTAAACTCAATCCGAAAATCCAGGACGTTGGAAATTGTAAAGAGCCTTCCAGGAAAACGCGTGCCCAAAAGCCCTCGTCTACTTTTAGGATTATAGCGTAATATCTTCAGTCGCTCACAGGTCCAACGGATTGCAGGCAATATTAACGGGCGTTTACTTCAATAATACGTCTGTTAGTCTCCACTTTCTTTTTATTTTTCAGATTCTTGAAAACAGCATCTCTCTGAGGTTTTTGCACTTAATATACCGGACTGGGTCGGACCGACAAATGGATGCCGTGTGATATCTGTGCAGCCGAATGCGGTGAGCATGTCCGAAAGTTGCTGCCGGCTGTAGGACTGGCCCTGGGGTGTCCCCAGGAACATGTTCAGTGAGAAAAGTGCTGGAAAGAGCGGCCCGTCAAAGGTGTCATCCAGGATAAATTCGTGGATGAAAATACGGCTGCCGGGTTTTAGGGCCTTAATTGCGTGCGCAATGACTTTTTTGGCCTGGTCCGGTCCCTCGCCGTGGAGTACATGGGAGAGCCAGGCAGCATCAAACGGTTCGCCGTCCTGCGGTGTATCTGTGGTAAAATCACCGGGAAAAAATTTAATCCGGTCTTCAAGGTTGAATCGGGCAATGGTCTTTTCAGCGAACGGCCGGGTGGTTTCAAGATCGAACACGACAGCCTCAAGATCCGGATTTGCCATGCAGAAATGAATTGCAAAGGTGCCGGGCCCGCCACCCATGTCGAGCAACCGGGTGCATCCGGTCAAATTTATCTCTTTTGCCACCTTCGGTGCCGTGGCCATACCGATGTTGAACATCCCCATTAAAAAGCTTTCCCGTCGTTCTTCATCGGAAAATGAAGAACGCTCCCGTGTCGGTTTGCCCGACAGGATGCCTTCAGCCATGTGGTGCCAGGAGTCCAGGAGATGATAATGATGCATGATCATGAATCCGATGTATGTGTCGGAAGATTTTGAAAGGAACATGTCAGCAGGTTCTGTGTTTACATAGATGTCACCGTCCTTTTTCAGCAGTTGCAGGGCGCTCAGGGCATTCAGAAGCATGGTAAGCCCCCGAAGGTCGGCGTTGAGTGCATCACTGACCTGCCGGGCGGTTTTCCCTCCGGTCCCGATGACCGTGAAAATATCGAGCTTGACTGCTGCGTGGAGTGTGCAGGTTCGCCAGTAGTAGCCGGATGTCTCAAGAAGCGTACCTGGGTTCCAAATGAAATTTTCCATGGGATTCTCCTTTGGCTGAAAAGTAATTAATCAAGATTTATCTTTGAGACTATTCATATTTTTCACACGCGATTGTTCTGCTGCACCGGTGCCGGGAGCGGACAGCTTTTGAATCAGCCGGTCGGTTTGGTTTTTCAAAAGCGCCAGATCCTCGCCGGAAATGGGCCCGGGGCCAAAACGAAGCTGTTTGTGAATCCGGATAACGGTCATAAGGGATGGGAGGTCCTGCCGGGAAAACGCTTTTTTCCTGATTCGAATGAAAAATTGTTCATAGGTTTCATGGGTTTTAGGGGCAAACCCGGACTGGACAAGTTTTTCTTTAAGTCTTCGAAGATAGAAGTCAGGGTTATTCGTCACAGGGCCTGACGGACCGTGGTTTTGTTCATGGCGGTTGCTCTTTTTTTCCTTTTTTTTATCTTTCCTGAGCAACCGCCTGATCATCAGTATCCCAAGGGGCACCAGAAGCCACAGCAGTTTCTTTTTGGTTTCCGGGTTGCCCCAGCGAAGCAAGGCGAATCCGTATTCCATAAGCGAAAACAGGTCGGGAATCGCGGTTTTGATGAAATGGCTCTCTTCTTCCGCTGTCCAGGAGGGCGGGGTTGTGTCAAAAAAAATCCATCTGCCGTTGACAAAAACTTCGGTCCAGGCGTGGGCATGTTTTCTGCGCACAACGATTTTGTCTCCCATAACGCTTTTCTCAAAGGCCATATACCCGGATACATACCTGGCGGGAATGCCGGCGGCACGAAGGAGCAATACCGTGGCCGTAGCAAAATATTCGCAGTGCCCTGTTTTGGTTTTGGTCATAAATTCCGTGATAGGGGATGTTTTATCACCGATTTCAAGATCAAGGGTGTAACTGAAATTTGCAAAGAAATATGTTTTGATTTCCGGCAGAACCTTTTGAACCGGTCTGTCCGGCCCAAGCCCGAGCTTATCAGCCAGGTTTTGGAACAACGCCTTTTCCCGATCCGGGATGAGCAGGTCAAGTTTGCCTGGTGGCTGGATTCCGGTGCCGGGATCGCCATACCAGGCATCATAGATCATAAAGCCCGGGGCGTCATCAACCACAAAAGTTCCCAGTCCGTTTGTGTTGACATCGGAAATAGCGCTGCAGTTGACCTCAACGGCGTTTTCAGGGACTTTTAAAACCCCTTTGGGTTTTTTCATCCGGGTCAGGATGGTCAGCTTCGACCTGGACGGATCGGATTTAGCTGTCTGTTGTTCTCCAGGTTCCCGATGGTCTGAAACGGGTTGCAGGCCGGTAATAAAATTACCGGCCGTTGATTGTGGTACAGGTTTGAATTTGTTTTGTTTTCCGGCGGTCCACATGTTGCCGGATAGGAAAATATAAGCGGCTTCCTTTAAAAGATAGGTGCCGCCATCATCCTTTTCAGGGGGGATTACTCTGAAAACAATTCTGTTGGAAAGCTTAAGCCGGCCAATTCGTCCCAGGGCCGTTGTTCCCCTGAGCGGATCGGCTCTGTGGTCAAGTATCCTGCTCCAGGCCCGCCGGGTCATGGCCCTTTGGGCATGATGATAGCCTGCCTGCAGGAAAAATCCCATGAATGCAGCAACAATGACAGCCGCAACCCATATCCGGATATCCGCCCCCCTGGTTCGCTGGAAAAAGAGCACAACGACAATGATGCCAAGGGCAACGGGGTAATAGGGGAAGAGGCGGTTGTTTACGGCAGCCACAGAGGTCAGGCAAATGATGATAAACCCAAGGCTTAAATTTATTCTGACCGCTTTGGTTTCCCCCATGATGTTTTTTTTGAACAGATAGAGGGAACGAACGTCAATGTTCCCTGCGGCACTGTATTCCTGAACAACAATCAAAGGAAAGGCGAAAACAGGAAGGTAGCGCAATATGTTTACTAAAGCTGTTTCAATATCGAGTGAAACAAAATAAATAACGGTGGCGGCAAAACACACCATACAGGTATCACTGATTTTATTTACCTGGTCTAAAGAGGGATTCCATCGTACCTTTATGAACCGGGCAAGTTCGATAACAACGCCCATAAAACAGGCCGGAATCAAATACCCGGTCTGGTGCCCCCAGAAAACAAGGGCCGCAGCCATGGTAAGGGGGATGGTTTTCATGGGATCTGTCCTGCCTTGTTTAAACTCGCTTCAATATTATTGGGATCAACCAGGTGAACAGGAGCTCTGGGATGTTCAGTATTTGCGTCGGCCACAAGAAAGGCGGTTGTGGTGATGCCGTTTGCCTTCAAATTATTGAGAAAGTCTAAGCGTTCATTGTCAAGGCAGTTGAGTATTAAAATGCAGCCGCTTAAACGTTTTCTGTACTTGAGCAGGGCCCGGGATACCGGTGCAAAGGAGTTGTCTTTTGTGGGTTGAATCAATGCAAGGATTTCTAAAAATTTTGTGTTGCCCAAAAGCCCCCTGCCTGAAGCATAATGATAGACCTGGTTGCCGGCAAAGAAAAGATCCAGCAAAGATTCGCCCGTGCCCAGGTTTGACACATAGGAGGCGGCTAAACTTACGGCTGTCTCAAACCCCTGGGTTGCGCCTTCCGGCGCATGGGTATCCAGGATAAGAGCATGTCTGACAAAATATTCGTCCCGGTTTTCCCGGATAATGAGTTTTCCGGTTTTGGCAAAGCTTTTCCAATGGATCAAGCGCATGGGATCACCGGGTCTGTACTCCCTTAGAGAGATGAATTCATCGGAGTTGCCTACCTTTGATGTCAGGGCAATGCCGCCTGTATGGTGTTTTCTGGACCCGGGCAGGTCCAGCTCCGGGACATGATAGCGCCTGGGCAGAACTAAAAGCCGTGCTTCGTTGGTCGTATGATAAAAGGCGCGCATGAAACCAAGGGGTTCTTTTTTAAAAAATGTGAATCCTTTTAAATAAACGTACCCCCGATTTAAAGGCGTCAGTTCCGTCCGGATGGCAACCCGGCTTTCCGGGGGGACGGTCGGCACCGGTCGGCGTGTTACAACCGCATTCTCTTTTTGGCGAATCAGCCATTGCCAGCGCTTCATTTTGAGTTTTCTGTCCCAGGCATTTCGCAAGTGCTCATGGGGTTCCTGGTAGCGTTCGCAAACGTCTGCAGGGAGGGAATCGCGTTGCTGAAACGTTCCCGGATTTCAAAGCCCTTTTTAGGTTGGCCGGCCCTGTTTTCAACAAGGATGGTGTAGCTGACAGGGGTGCCTGCGGTGG comes from uncultured Desulfobacter sp. and encodes:
- a CDS encoding methyltransferase encodes the protein MENFIWNPGTLLETSGYYWRTCTLHAAVKLDIFTVIGTGGKTARQVSDALNADLRGLTMLLNALSALQLLKKDGDIYVNTEPADMFLSKSSDTYIGFMIMHHYHLLDSWHHMAEGILSGKPTRERSSFSDEERRESFLMGMFNIGMATAPKVAKEINLTGCTRLLDMGGGPGTFAIHFCMANPDLEAVVFDLETTRPFAEKTIARFNLEDRIKFFPGDFTTDTPQDGEPFDAAWLSHVLHGEGPDQAKKVIAHAIKALKPGSRIFIHEFILDDTFDGPLFPALFSLNMFLGTPQGQSYSRQQLSDMLTAFGCTDITRHPFVGPTQSGILSAKTSERCCFQESEK
- a CDS encoding DUF58 domain-containing protein, with protein sequence MKRWQWLIRQKENAVVTRRPVPTVPPESRVAIRTELTPLNRGYVYLKGFTFFKKEPLGFMRAFYHTTNEARLLVLPRRYHVPELDLPGSRKHHTGGIALTSKVGNSDEFISLREYRPGDPMRLIHWKSFAKTGKLIIRENRDEYFVRHALILDTHAPEGATQGFETAVSLAASYVSNLGTGESLLDLFFAGNQVYHYASGRGLLGNTKFLEILALIQPTKDNSFAPVSRALLKYRKRLSGCILILNCLDNERLDFLNNLKANGITTTAFLVADANTEHPRAPVHLVDPNNIEASLNKAGQIP
- a CDS encoding transglutaminase domain-containing protein, which codes for MKTIPLTMAAALVFWGHQTGYLIPACFMGVVIELARFIKVRWNPSLDQVNKISDTCMVCFAATVIYFVSLDIETALVNILRYLPVFAFPLIVVQEYSAAGNIDVRSLYLFKKNIMGETKAVRINLSLGFIIICLTSVAAVNNRLFPYYPVALGIIVVVLFFQRTRGADIRIWVAAVIVAAFMGFFLQAGYHHAQRAMTRRAWSRILDHRADPLRGTTALGRIGRLKLSNRIVFRVIPPEKDDGGTYLLKEAAYIFLSGNMWTAGKQNKFKPVPQSTAGNFITGLQPVSDHREPGEQQTAKSDPSRSKLTILTRMKKPKGVLKVPENAVEVNCSAISDVNTNGLGTFVVDDAPGFMIYDAWYGDPGTGIQPPGKLDLLIPDREKALFQNLADKLGLGPDRPVQKVLPEIKTYFFANFSYTLDLEIGDKTSPITEFMTKTKTGHCEYFATATVLLLRAAGIPARYVSGYMAFEKSVMGDKIVVRRKHAHAWTEVFVNGRWIFFDTTPPSWTAEEESHFIKTAIPDLFSLMEYGFALLRWGNPETKKKLLWLLVPLGILMIRRLLRKDKKKEKKSNRHEQNHGPSGPVTNNPDFYLRRLKEKLVQSGFAPKTHETYEQFFIRIRKKAFSRQDLPSLMTVIRIHKQLRFGPGPISGEDLALLKNQTDRLIQKLSAPGTGAAEQSRVKNMNSLKDKS